A genomic region of Homo sapiens chromosome 4, GRCh38.p14 Primary Assembly contains the following coding sequences:
- the LOC124900837 gene encoding hornerin-like isoform X1, with the protein MEVAPTGRAQDAVDIMEMAPTGRAQDAVDIMEMAPTGRAQDAVDIMEMAPTGRAQDAVDIMEMAPTGRAQDALDIMEMAPTGRAQDAVDIMEMAPTGRAQDAVDIMEMAPTGRAQDAVDIMEMAPTGRAQDAADIMEMAPTGRAQDAVDIMEMAPTGRAQDAADIMEMSLEHRGYHGSGTDGESLECRGYHGNGTDRESLERRAYHGNGTDGESLEHHGYHGNGTDGESLERHGYHGNGTDGESLGHCGYHGNGTDSESLECCGYHGNGTDGESLGRRGYHGNGTDGESLECHGYHGNGTDGESLERRGYYGNGTDGESLERRGYHGNVTDGESLERHGYHGNGTDGESLERRGYHGNGTDRESLERRGYHGNGTHSESLEHHGYHGNGTDRESLERHGYHGNGTDRESLERRGYHGNGTNRESLEHRGYHGNGTHSESLEHRGYHGNGTHSESLEHHGYHGNGTDRESLERRGYHGNGTNRESLEHRGYHGNGTHSESLEHRGYHGNGTDSESLEHRGYHGNGTDSESLEHRGYHGNGTNRESLEHCGYHGNGTHSESLEHRGYHGNGTDSESLEHRGYHGNGTDSESLERCGYHGNGTHSESLEHRGYHGNGTDGESLERRGYHGNGTNGESLEHHGYRGNGTDGESLEHRGYHGNGTHSESLEHHGYHGNGTDRESLEHRGYHGNGFQKGFCMLVFSQVKK; encoded by the exons ATGGAAGTGGCACCGACGGGGAGAGCTCAGGACGCCGtggatatcatggaaatggcacCGACGGGGAGAGCTCAGGACGCCGtggatatcatggaaatggcacCGACGGGGAGAGCTCAGGACGCCGtggatatcatggaaatggcacCGACGGGGAGAGCTCAGGACGCCGtggatatcatggaaatggcacCGACGGGGAGAGCTCAGGACGCCCtggatatcatggaaatggcacCGACGGGGAGAGCTCAGGACGCCGtggatatcatggaaatggcacCGACGGGGAGAGCTCAGGACGCCGtggatatcatggaaatggcacCGACGGGGAGAGCTCAGGACGCCGtggatatcatggaaatggcacCGACGGGGAGAGCTCAGGACGCCGCggatatcatggaaatggcacCGACGGGGAGAGCTCAGGACGCCGtggatatcatggaaatggcacCGACGGGGAGAGCTCAGGACGCCGCggatatcatggaaatg AGCTTAGAACACCGTGGATATCATGGAAGTGGCACCGACGGGGAGAGCTTAGAATGCCGtggatatcatggaaatggcacTGACAGGGAGAGCTTAGAACGCCGTGCATATCATGGAAATGGCACCGATGGGGAGAGTTTAGAACACCATGGATATCATGGAAATGGTACCGATGGGGAGAGTTTAGAACGCCAtggatatcatggaaatggcacCGACGGGGAGAGCTTAGGACACTGtggatatcatggaaatggcacCGACAGCGAGAGTTTAGAATGCTGtggatatcatggaaatggcacCGATGGGGAGAGCTTAGGACGCCGtggatatcatggaaatggcacCGACGGGGAGAGCTTAGAATGCCAtggatatcatggaaatggcacCGATGGGGAGAGTTTAGAACGCCGTGGATATTATGGAAATGGCACCGATGGGGAGAGTTTAGAACGCCGTGGATATCATGGAAATGTCACCGACGGGGAGAGCTTAGAACGCCAtggatatcatggaaatggcacCGACGGGGAGAGTTTAGAACGCCGtggatatcatggaaatggcacCGACAGGGAGAGTTTAGAACGCCGtggatatcatggaaatggcacCCACAGCGAGAGTTTAGAACACCAtggatatcatggaaatggcacTGACAGGGAGAGTTTAGAACGCCAtggatatcatggaaatggcacCGACAGGGAGAGCTTAGAACGTCGtggatatcatggaaatggcacCAACAGGGAGAGTTTAGAACACCGtggatatcatggaaatggcacCCACAGCGAGAGTTTAGAACACCGtggatatcatggaaatggcacCCACAGCGAGAGTTTAGAACACCAtggatatcatggaaatggcacCGACAGGGAGAGCTTAGAACGTCGtggatatcatggaaatggcacCAACAGGGAGAGTTTAGAACACCGtggatatcatggaaatggcacCCACAGCGAGAGTTTAGAACACCGtggatatcatggaaatggcacTGACAGCGAGAGTTTAGAACACCGtggatatcatggaaatggcacTGACAGCGAGAGTTTAGAACACCGtggatatcatggaaatggcacCAACAGGGAGAGTTTAGAACACTGtggatatcatggaaatggcacCCACAGCGAGAGTTTAGAACACCGtggatatcatggaaatggcacTGACAGCGAGAGTTTAGAACACCGtggatatcatggaaatggcacTGACAGCGAGAGTTTAGAACGCTGtggatatcatggaaatggcacCCACAGCGAGAGTTTAGAACACCGtggatatcatggaaatggcacCGACGGGGAGAGTTTAGAACGCCGtggatatcatggaaatggcacCAATGGGGAGAGTTTAGAACACCATGGATATCGTGGAAATGGCACTGATGGGGAGAGTTTAGAACACCGtggatatcatggaaatggcacCCACAGCGAGAGTTTAGAACACCAtggatatcatggaaatggcacTGACAGGGAGAGTTTAGAACACCGTGGATATCATGGAAATGGATTTCAGAAAGGCTTTTGTATGTTAGTTTTCAGCCAAGTCAAGAAGTGA